The following proteins are encoded in a genomic region of Cryptomeria japonica chromosome 11, Sugi_1.0, whole genome shotgun sequence:
- the LOC131049506 gene encoding uncharacterized protein LOC131049506 translates to MVVMGSSRKSSVSSTVESNSLDSENSRHKKLEKKSHKQNQTMLPKFKKPYQGMRKEVEEVLKKEIKEILMSFTEEVKAEVKIFVKEMNEMWMSFLKDASS, encoded by the exons ATGGTCG TCATGGGATCTTCCAGGAAGTCGTCAGTGTCAAGCACGGTGGAGTCAAATTCCCTTGACTCTGAGAATTCTCGGCATAAAAAGCTCGAGAAAAAGTCCCACAAGCAAAACCAGACGATGCTACCAAAATTCAAAAAGCCATACCAGGGAATGCGTAAAGAAGTTGAAGAAGTGCtcaaaaaggaaatcaaggaaattttGATGAGCTTTACGGAGGAAGTTAAAGCAGAAGTGAAAATATTCGTGAAGGAAATGAACGAAATGTGGATGAGCTTTCTAAAGGATGCTTCATCATAG
- the LOC131859992 gene encoding uncharacterized protein LOC131859992, with product MKKDAKIEWTTEAKEAFTQIKKSITEASVLASPDYTLVFYIYSFASLHLGATVLMQRQAGDEKPIAFMSSPFKSAELMQWSYEYKVIPILYYPQGNEVDESTNKNILDVIKNLLEKNLKDWHNQLRYALWVDRTRVKVALGTSLYYLVYGQTPVFQINLQIPILKLMKELEIEDQVEVRLLNLLKLDEKRINTLQHFTKHQAIVKRWFDKRAKVKAFQISDLVLLWDKAKEKKGYVFILKDSKRKVSLA from the exons atgaagaaggatgctaagatcgAATGGActactgaagcaaaagaggctttcaccCAGATTAAGAAATCCATCACTGAGGCTTCCGTATTGGCTAGTCCTGACTATACTTTGgtgttttacatatattctttcgCATCGTTACACTTAGGAGCAACtgttttgatgcagaggcaagcagGGGACGAGAAACCCATCGCATTTATGAGCTCCCCTTTCAAGAGTGCTGAG TTAatgcaatggtcatatgaataTAAAGTGATACCAATTTTGTACTATCCACAAGGTAACGAAGTAGATGAatctacgaacaagaacatcctagatgttaTTAAAAATCTACTCGAGAAGAATCTCAAGGACtggcataatcaattgagatacgCCTTATGGGTTGATCGAACCAGAGTAAAAGTTGCCCTAGGAACTTCTCTgtattaccttgtttatggccaaactccTGTTTTCCAGATCAACTTACAAATACCTATCCTAaagttaatgaaagaacttgaaattgaggatcaggtagaggttcgcctCCTAAATCTGTTGaaacttgatgaaaaaaggattaatacctTACAACACTTCACCAAGCACCAAGccattgttaagcgatggtttgacaaAAGAGCAAAGGTGAAAGCCTTTCAGATCTCTGACCTAGTTCTGTTATGGGataaggccaaggagaagaaag GATATGTTTTtattctcaaagattctaaaaggaaggtgTCCCTTGCATAA